From a region of the Clupea harengus chromosome 9, Ch_v2.0.2, whole genome shotgun sequence genome:
- the pgm2l1 gene encoding glucose 1,6-bisphosphate synthase encodes MGDKGDMNANQNCHATGDPQLDKAIYQWITWDRNPLTRAQIEALARERNTVELRKRLCSRMAFGTAGLRAAMGAGFSRINDLTIIQSTQGLYKYLAKFLPDFGSRGLVIGYDTRAQETSGCTSERLARLTAAVMLCKDIPVYLFSTYVPTPFVPYAVKKLGAAAGVMVTASHNRKEDNGFKVYWHNGAQISSPHDREILRCIEESTEPWPESWSEGLADSSTLRSDPLDTITRLYMEELTSVCFHRELNSQSPLRFVHSSFHGVGHNYVQKAFQACGFPPPIPVPEQKDPDPNFSTVSCPNPEEGASVLELSLRLAEREGARVVLATDPDADRLAVAEHCDKFGWKVFTGNELAALLGWWMLYNWKETHPDPSDTEKVYMLATTVSSKILKAFAQMEGFHFEETLPGFKWIGNKIHELAKTGNEVIFSFEESIGFLCGNMVPDKDGVSAAVVVAEMATYLDTKNLTLNKQLQNVYETYGYHISKTSYVICNHPPTVKKIFTRLRNFEGDNVYPKSCGGYNIMSIRDVTTGYDSSQSDQKCVLPVTKNSQMVTFTFQNGIVATLRTSGTEPKIKFYTEFCAPPGKSDIMNLEDELKKVTSALVEEFLEPDKNNLIRRHV; translated from the exons ATGGGAGATAAGGGCGACATGAATGCTAACCAAAATTGCCATGCTACTGGAGACCCCCAGTTGGACAAGGCCATTTACCAGTGGATTACTTGGGATAGG AACCCCCTGACGCGGGCCCAGATTGAGGCACTGGCTCGGGAGAGGAACACGGTGGAGCTGAGGAAGAGGCTCTGCTCCAGGATGGCGTTCGGGACGGCGGGCCTGAGGGCGGCCATGGGGGCAGGCTTCTCCCGCATCAATGACCTCACCATCATCCAGTCCACACAG GGCCTGTACAAGTACCTTGCCAAGTTTCTCCCTGACTTTGGGAGCAGAGGGCTTGTGATTGGCTATGACACGCGAGCCCAGGAGACCAGTGGCTGCACCAGTGAacg GCTTGCAAGGTTGACTGCAGCTGTTATGCTTTGTAAAGATATTCCCGTTTATCTCTTTTCTACATATGTGCCTACCCCCTTTGTG cCCTATGCTGTGAAGAAGCTGGGTGCTGCAGCAGGGGTCATGGTCACGGCCTCCCACAACCGTAAAGAAGATAATGGATTCAAG GTGTACTGGCACAACGGGGCCCAGATCTCCTCTCCCCACGACAGGGAGATCCTGCGCTGCATCGAGGAGAGCACGGAGCCCTGGCCCGAGTCCTGGAGCGAAGGCCTGGCCGACAGCAGCACCCTGAGGAGCGACCCCCTGGACACCATCACACGCCTCTACATGGAGGAGCTCACTTCCGTCTGCTTCCACAG AGAGCTGAACAGCCAGTCCCCTCTGAGGTTTGTGCATTCCTCCTTCCACGGCGTGGGGCACAACTACGTCCAGAAGGCGTTCCAGGCCTGTGGCTTCCCCCCGCCCATCCCGGTGCCCGAGCAGAAGGATCCCGACCCAAACTTCTCCACTGTCAGCTGCCCCAACCCAGAGGAGGGCGCTTCAGTCCTG GAACTTTCACTCCGTCTggctgagagagaaggggcCAGGGTTGTCTTGGCAACTGATCCTGATGCTGACCGCTTGGCTGTTGCGGAGCACTGTGACAA GTTTGGGTGGAAGGTGTTCACAGGGAACGAGCTCGCCGCCCTGCTGGGCTGGTGGATGCTGTACAACTGGAAGGAGACACACCCCGACCCCTCTGACACGGAGAAGGTGTACATGCTGGCCACCACCGTTTCCTCCAAAATCCTCAAGGCCTTCGCACAGATGGAGGGCTTCCACTTTGAG gAGACGCTACCTGGCTTCAAATGGATCGGAAACAAAATTCACGAGCTGgcaaaaacaggaaatgaggtCATCTTTTCCTTTGAGGAGTCTATTG GGTTCCTATGTGGTAACATGGTTCCTGATAAGGACGGGGTGAGCGCGGCTGTGGTAGTGGCTGAAATGGCCACCTACCTCGACACCAAGAACCTGACCCTGAACAAGCAACTGCAGAATGTTTATGAAAC CTATGGCTACCACATTTCCAAAACCTCCTACGTCATCTGCAACCATccacccacagtcaagaaaaTCTTCACCCGCCTTCGAAACTTCGAGGGTGACAACGTGTACCCAAAGTCCTGTGGGGGATACAACATCATGAGCATCAGAGATGTGACCACGGGGTATGACAGCAGCCAATCTGACCAAAAATGT GTGCTTCCCGTGACCAAGAACAGTCAGATGGTCACCTTCACGTTCCAGAATGGCATCGTGGCCACTCTGAGGACCAGCGGCACGGAGCCCAAGATCAAGTTCTACACAGAGTTCTGTGCGCCGCCCGGAAAGAG tGACATTATGAATCTGGAAGACGAGTTGAAGAAAGTAACATCTGCTCTCGTGGAGGAGTTTCTTGAACCAGACAAGAATAATCTAATTCGACGACACGTCTAG
- the LOC116221853 gene encoding uncharacterized protein LOC116221853 isoform X1 — protein MVRACQRKKARGRPVRDAMRKAVKHVVSHMKATTKDLSVNDHTLTHVCDQISENEIDAMEDTPACNEGNVDARRESSSDLERELASCIFSAADIYICLSSEKVRRLAYQFAVKHQQPVPLLWKKDELASEDWLSAFLRQHPTLPISSAKATGPTGGTGFNKNNVHVFLSNLEDVVKRHGFRPELMWYAEEIGVAIAQNRHTVGTRRDFQQVAAITSAEQSCPLTMTCSVSATGNTIPLYSVFPRLRFMEDVHAGAPAGSCGGSHPNGWLKEEQFLDFLRHFVRHSKCSPERPCLLLTDNHGSYLSIEALDFARGNGIMWRMIPPNCFHLLQPLECTVYRPIKAHINTAIDDWLLASPGKTVAIHDIPGIITRVLPLVTSPHNIMAGFKACGIYPLNPDIFTDSSATDHPISSETHPYSEPALICNGGACNPDNKNHTRIPVAYDGQGHSSSTHDLQDYHRTPGLWFHSPTPGPSGAPSGPTSGCIDSPESSDEDEGLCRVCMEPFPHSNSEVVCLQCVLRRKWTQSDDLDHSIIASVTQPKNALEPAHTTEVAAHDIHKDAHDLQKDTYSDSSPTHNLHNHILSTSEPAQDVENNHTHSASTSTNGTPNHTHHTTAPTHNTENHSHVDLAPTHNAHDHTHMDFNIEEHTHGTLAPEHLQSAPGVPECPHSPTPGPSTAPSGQTPGRLHSAESSDEDKSFCQVCMEPFPHSNLEVVCLQCVLRRSWMQSDDTDCSIVPSGTASPSILEIDNDVDDATSSASLSIHNVRNHSNSITGHPIILTVCHSPRDPEQNNEDATHDVQTPSHDIQSPSHDIQSHTHDVQTPSHDVQSHTHDVQTPSHDIQSHTHDVQTPSHDVQSHTHDVQTPSHDVQSHTHDIQTPSHDIQSHTHDVQTPSHDVQTPSHDIQSHTHDVQTPSHDIQSHTHDVQTPSHDVQSHTHDVQTPSHDIQSHTHDVQTPSHDVQSHTHDIQTPSSEVQNQTNRLLVSTHDVQIHPDSTSVLTHDVQNHTQGYPIILSVWHSPCHPEHNNEDASADVQSHTQGYPIILSVWHAPSDPEHNNADTSHDVQNPTQCASVLNHDTYYQTHSESASTQIHTSSNSVSAVTEQDQTHSASVQNTQASTCQTPEPELLHSVLGLSERPLSPTTPGPSTAHGCQTPSHHTAVRTGTPPGLPDCLHTLSFSVWPQGLTSGPSTAPGGRMPGRLDSPESSDEDEGVCQGCMEPFPHSNSEVLCLHCVLRMKWGQSGSGYAEQMS, from the coding sequence ATGGTGAGAGCATGCCAGAGAAAAAAGGCCCGAGGGCGTCCGGTGCGGGATGCCATGCGAAAAGCTGTCAAGCATGTGGTGTCACATATGAAGGCCACAACCAAGGACCTCAGCGTCAAtgatcacacacttacacacgtctGTGACCAAATATCAGAAAATGAAATTGATGCAATGGAAGACACCCCTGCCTGCAATGAAGGCAATGTGGACGCAAGGCGAGAATCTAGTTCTGATCTGGAGAGGGAGTTGGCCTCCTGTATTTTCAGTGCAGCCGATATTTACATTTGTCTTTCTTCCGAGAAAGTCAGGAGATTGGCTTACCAGTTCGCAGTAAAACACCAACAACCCGTGCCTTTATTGTGGAAGAAAGATGAGCTGGCCAGTGAAGACTGGCTTTCTGCTTTCCTAAGGCAACACCCTACTCTGCCAATTAGCAGCGCTAAAGCAACAGGTCCAACAGGGGGAACTGGCTTTAACAAAAACAACGTTCACGTCTTTTTGAGTAACCTAGAGGATGTGGTGAAGAGACATGGTTTTAGACCTGAATTGATGTGGTACGCGGAAGAAATTGGTGTTGCCATAGCTCAAAACCGCCACACGGTGGGAACCAGGAGGGATTTCCAACAGGTGGCGGCCATTACCTCTGCTGAGCAGAGTTGCCCGCTCACCATGACTTGTTCAGTCTCAGCTACAGGGAACACAATTCCACTCTACTCTGTTTTTCCGAGATTGAGATTTATGGAGGACGTCCACGCTGGGGCCCCTGCAGGAAGCTGTGGGGGCTCCCACCCCAACGGCTGGTTGAAAGAGGAACAATTTCTTGACTTCCTGAGGCATTTTGTGCGACATTCAAAGTGCTCCCCTGAGAGGCCTTGTCTCCTACTGACAGATAATCATGGATCCTACCTCTCCATTGAAGCCCTTGATTTTGCACGAGGAAATGGAATAATGTGGAGGATGATTCCCCCTAACTGCTTCCACCTCTTGCAGCCCCTGGAGTGTACCGTTTATAGACCAATTaaagcacacataaacacagctaTTGATGACTGGCTACTTGCCAGTCCAGGGAAGACTGTTGCAATTCATGATATCCCAGGAATCATTACCAGGGTCCTGCCCCTGGTCACTTCCCCACACAACATCATGGCTGGCTTTAAGGCATGTGGTATCTACCCTCTGAATCCTGACATTTTCACAGATTCTTCTGCCACAGACCACCCAATCTCCTCTGAGACCCATCCATACAGTGAGCCAGCACTCATCTGCAACGGTGGAGCCTGCAACCCTGACAATAAAAACCACACCAGAATTCCTGTGGCATATGATGGGCAAGGCCACTCCAGCAGCACTCATGATCTGCAAGACTATCATCGAACCCCAGGCCTTTGGTTTCACAGTCCTACTCCAGGCCCCTCAGGTGCACCCAGTGGTCCAACTTCAGGATGTATTGACTCGCCAGAATCATCTGATGAAGACGAAGGTCTCTGTCGGGTGTGTATGGAGCCTTTTCCACACAGCAACTCTGAGgtggtgtgtctgcagtgtgttttaCGCAGGAAGTGGACGCAGAGTGATGACCTGGATCACTCCATTATCGCTTCTGTGACGCAACCAAAGAATGCTCTGGAACCCGCCCACACTACTGAAGTTGCCGCCCACGATATCCACAAGGACGCCCATGATCTCCAAAAGGACACTTACAGTGACTCATCACCTACTCACAATCTCCATAACCACATCTTGTCTACTTCAGAACCCGCACAGGATGTTGAAAACAACCACACCCACAGTGCTTCAACATCCACTAATGGGACCCCAAACCACACCCACCACACTACAGCACCAACccacaacactgaaaaccactCCCATGTAGACTTAGCACCCACCCACAATGCACATGACCACACCCACATGGACTTTAATATTGAAGAACACACCCATGGAACTCTGGCACCAGAACATCTACAGTCTGCTCCAGGCGTTCCAGAATGTCCTCACAGTCCAACTCCAGGGCCGTCAACAGCACCTAGTGGCCAAACGCCAGGTCGTCTTCACTCTGCAGAATCATCTGATGAAGATAAAAGTTTCTGCCAAGTGTGTATGGAGCCTTTTCCACACAGCAACTTGGAGGTGGtatgtctgcagtgtgtgctaCGCAGGAGTTGGATGCAAAGTGATGACACTGACTGCTCCATTGTTCCTTCTGGGACCGCATCCCCTAGTATTCTTGAAATCGACAATGATGTTGATGATGCCACATCCAGTGCCTCGTTATCTATTCACAATGTCCGAAACCATTCCAATAGTATTACTGGTCACCCCATTATTCTGACTGTGTGCCACTCACCCCGTGATCccgaacaaaataatgaagatgCTACCCATGATGTCCAAACCCCCTCCCATGATATACAAAGCCCCTCCCACGATATACAAAGCCACACCCATGATGTCCAAACCCCCTCCCACGATGTACAAAGCCACACCCATGATGTCCAAACCCCCTCCCACGATATACAAAGCCACACTCATGATGTCCAAACCCCCTCCCACGATGTACAAAGCCACACCCATGATGTCCAAACCCCCTCCCACGATGTACAAAGCCACACGCATGATATCCAAACCCCCTCCCACGATATACAAAGCCACACCCATGATGTCCAAACCCCCTCCCACGATGTCCAAACCCCCTCCCACGATATACAAAGCCACACTCATGATGTCCAAACCCCCTCCCACGATATACAAAGCCACACCCATGATGTCCAAACCCCCTCCCACGATGTACAAAGCCACACGCATGATGTCCAAACCCCCTCCCACGATATACAAAGCCACACCCATGATGTCCAAACCCCCTCCCACGATGTACAAAGCCACACGCATGATATCCAAACCCCCTCCTCTGAGGTACAAAACCAGACCAATCGTCTTTTAGTGTCCACCCATGATGTCCAGATCCACCCTGATAGCACCTCAGTGTTGACCCATGATGTCCAAAACCACACCCAAGGTTACCCCATTATTCTGTCTGTGTGGCACTCACCCTGTCATCCCGAACACAATAACGAAGATGCCTCCGCTGATGTCCAAAGCCACACCCAAGGTTACCCCATTATTCTGTCTGTGTGGCACGCACCCAGTGATCCCGAACACAATAATGCAGATACCTCCCATGATGTCCAAAACCCCACCCAATGTGCCTCAGTCCTCAACCATGACACTTATTACCAAACACACTCTGAGTCGGCATCCACCCAAATTCACACTTCGAGTAACTCGGTGTCCGCTGTAACGGAACAAGACCAAACCCACAGTGCTTCAGTTCAAAATACACAAGCCAGCACCTGCCAAACCCCAGAACCGGAGCTCCTCCATTCAGTGCTAGGGCTTTCAGAACGCCCCCTCAGTCCGACTACCCCAGGGCCTTCAACAGCACATGGTTGCCAGACTCCAAGTCACCACACCGCTGTACGCACCGGCACACCTCCTGGTCTACCAGATTGTCTTCATACTCTAAGCTTTTCTGTATGGCCTCAAGGTCTCACTTCAGGACCTTCAACGGCACCTGGTGGCCGGATGCCAGGTCGTCTTGACTCTCCAGAATCAtctgatgaagatgaaggtgTCTGTCAAGGGTGTATGGAGCCTTTTCCACACAGCAACTCAGAGGTGTTGTGTCTGCACTGTGTGTTACGTATGAAGTGGGGGCAGAGTGGGTCTGGGTATGCAGAGCAAATGTCTTGA
- the LOC116221853 gene encoding pollen-specific leucine-rich repeat extensin-like protein 3 isoform X2, with translation MKMLPMMSKPPPMIYKAPPTIYKATPMMSKPPPTMYKATPMMSKPPPTIYKATLMMSKPPPTMYKATPMMSKPPPTMYKATRMISKPPPTIYKATPMMSKPPPTMSKPPPTIYKATLMMSKPPPTIYKATPMMSKPPPTMYKATRMMSKPPPTIYKATPMMSKPPPTMYKATRMISKPPPLRYKTRPIVF, from the coding sequence atgaagatgCTACCCATGATGTCCAAACCCCCTCCCATGATATACAAAGCCCCTCCCACGATATACAAAGCCACACCCATGATGTCCAAACCCCCTCCCACGATGTACAAAGCCACACCCATGATGTCCAAACCCCCTCCCACGATATACAAAGCCACACTCATGATGTCCAAACCCCCTCCCACGATGTACAAAGCCACACCCATGATGTCCAAACCCCCTCCCACGATGTACAAAGCCACACGCATGATATCCAAACCCCCTCCCACGATATACAAAGCCACACCCATGATGTCCAAACCCCCTCCCACGATGTCCAAACCCCCTCCCACGATATACAAAGCCACACTCATGATGTCCAAACCCCCTCCCACGATATACAAAGCCACACCCATGATGTCCAAACCCCCTCCCACGATGTACAAAGCCACACGCATGATGTCCAAACCCCCTCCCACGATATACAAAGCCACACCCATGATGTCCAAACCCCCTCCCACGATGTACAAAGCCACACGCATGATATCCAAACCCCCTCCTCTGAGGTACAAAACCAGACCAATCGTCTTTTAG
- the LOC105909691 gene encoding histone H3.3A, translating into MARTKQTARKSTGGKAPRKQLATKAARKSAPSTGGVKKPHRYRPGTVALREIRRYQKSTELLIRKLPFQRLVREIAQDFKTDLRFQSAAIGALQEASEAYLVGLFEDTNLCAIHAKRVTIMPKDIQLARRIRGERA; encoded by the exons ATGGCCCGTACCAAGCAGACTGCCCGTAAATCTACAGGAGGTAAGGCCCCTCGTAAGCAGCTGGCCACCAAAGCTGCCCGCAAGAGTGCCCCTTCTACTGGCGGCGTGAAGAAGCCCCATCGCTACAG GCCTGGAACTGTGGCTCTGCGTGAGATCCGTCGGTACCAGAAGTCCACTGAGCTGCTGATCCGCAAGCTGCCCTTCCAGCGCCTGGTGAGGGAGATCGCCCAGGACTTCAAGACAGACCTGCGTTTCCAGAGTGCAGCCATTGGAGCTCTGCAG GAGGCCAGTGAGGCATATTTGGTGGGCCTGTTTGAAGACACCAACCTGTGCGCCATCCATGCCAAGCGCGTCACCATCATGCCCAAAGACATCCAGTTGGCACGCCGCATCCGCGGGGAGCGCGCTTAA
- the LOC116221855 gene encoding histone H3.3A translates to MARTKQTARKSTGGKAPRKQLATKAARKSAPSTGGVKKPHRYRPGTVALREIRRYQKSTELLIRKLPFQRLVREIAQDFKTDLRFQSAAIGALQEASEAYLVGLFEDTNLCAIHAKRVTIMPKDIQLARRIRGERA, encoded by the exons ATGGCTCGTACCAAGCAGACTGCCCGTAAATCTACAGGAGGTAAGGCCCCTCGTAAGCAGCTGGCCACCAAAGCTGCCCGCAAGAGTGCCCCCTCTACTGGCGGAGTGAAGAAGCCCCATCGCTACAG GCCTGGAACTGTGGCTCTGCGTGAGATCCGTCGGTACCAGAAGTCCACTGAGCTGCTGATCCGCAAGCTGCCCTTCCAGCGCCTGGTGAGAGAGATCGCCCAGGACTTCAAGACAGACCTGCGTTTCCAGAGTGCAGCCATTGGAGCTCTgcag gaggcCAGCGAGGCGTACCTGGTGGGCCTGTTTGAGGACACCAACCTGTGCGCCATCCACGCCAAGCGTGTCACCATCATGCCCAAAGACATCCAGCTGGCACGCCGCATCCGCGGGGAGCGCGCTTAA